The Helicoverpa armigera isolate CAAS_96S chromosome 25, ASM3070526v1, whole genome shotgun sequence genome has a window encoding:
- the LOC110383133 gene encoding uncharacterized protein LOC110383133 isoform X2: MKNEKLDSDANVSDDNNIEELPLQENLFDSHQVPIREQRTESFTPEVIIRINTGILSDEASQKKRSLDELDRFKRRLIRAVARLMIDEKKPEEEIWSQLKIETGSNCKLLWTRMKALTEKKVGHLLDVNDHTVAIPKPARMSLTDWLLFDLVLVHQKIDLIGQDKPHRREDPEALVKLFELVKKFKIEGKAGDHLAEAWSNATIYYNNKGHQCSPMLLQRRWYQLKELTRTKFYNFWYAYRGTVKRLALAEPHTPTPLQAAIAQQYKHLVTRPFLEWEELIERRLVTLPEEFERQMLQKSAPRCYVRKLLEDGPDLELIEPRIETIDLRNIADEESEDDEKDQAQDISTPTVKIKEEPLDSEMDIGEIQVEAPKKSIYDSVLESTDKENEKLESMDANDFVDDDFAADDDLFNEEKEIEETIATTLDQEDSVLPQITNVFGNVSDANVFSNMETVEQSDVKNVNIDENATVAHTSVSGILQTSSKDNIIVKTQDSDSVGLDDKDKVGNTNNSKEEIETKVPDGIEDSDKLVSSTEDIPKDNLDPKTDDNAEDVVIIDNTPAPVVISDSDDEEKFEKSDEIVDDIFLPAPSEPMDIEKYTSTDPETKGDIDVSKVALTSQDNEDKKSDIPGFSFGQLPNDISFADEGIVYVEEDEKRASTDAEDVPKIDPKLLMFPIVYTTRLDHMALAQFQHISDKTLIETIATKSKPIKLEPQTSNPDQEIVAETSRPVKQEPQPLDENATVAKSEPVEKKPDTDVPPDDSDSDDDKIPDSKKVKPSSHLLQKPRSRTYNPIQLCKNPDFNTRLKWLTVGFFTIPRNRGLIKTCKPLTIDVSKAFESKLIEGRLYLKPSDVNIKTEDPVKVEEESIQSVTVLPSAMPVQSLINNSKIPDIPAPSPSYFYKPTPEVASCSSTNERNKVINLPDISEIRRINQRLLTAEVTPIQVQNNQPQVPVSIVTSPDTQRSITKVTVPIPGTNTQLLNEANYVRGPPKCVDITQDMPNKTIKHSATGSDLLMAKGPSRANAKNKYPVRPATAAWKPRTLKEKIPWLDIKTGHSNYSKMVGETLLTLDTLNKMLFLLIEKEEEPPASNEKKNKNNKKSDKSQQNYQSKSRNDVTDDNNSSKNLSETANKSYPNKVKFKVRSAEPRAHPRSTVDKKPEPNKKQVQFCCWSRQRMLDLLFSKRQRPPHDCPTNQCRCCCQHMLKDYMKRAMQMKESSEANVDVMTYLSSTVRKLNDNDESSVTVPVKVVVHFPPTHHTPCIAVEELTISNETSESVPATEIDTSEVSTTGVPQDAAMVTTTEATAETSTIVDSETSTIVSSVTRTQESSETSTLASPVTSREVTLVPTLEVRPVPTLEVTPITVDVPSVSLVAPPNLTVRGIETPVMVSSGDGISNPSRLSRRTSADNQIKRKILIPLDPNPSIKVLPAPTDSPPKNDLKPRRYVIQKTLRKKTAAPIMKSNITSKPSTLPHALQKKEKMIFINSKHLIDKPTECPVLLGKNKILLTTVKFPHNLKQFEETKLALGPSLKIPKGVQLTCLSDGTISYSIDKNVPVKVQELAEMPAIIAAVRAHMDLHSQPVPANNQPSVAEAEVVDLIDDDDDNDIAKSTTEHNKNNESSPVTEERNEINTNNQNVVTGEISLIDMQEGEVKQLSDIKESLPSAEVQDQPNTSGLEYNQLESTTQNISTEVQQPLLEQVNEQPEPLTQKEAIEVSNQVEPATQPEPANQPEPTNQPESANQPEPANHREPANKPDEPANHPEPANKPDEPANQLEPANKPDASANQPEPANKPDEPANQPEPANQSEPANQDNASLPCINKSKNILSDLMEMSGIFDEDMSTTAPPVEPVQEQPVLPQISVETSTSEPPKIVVQPDLDKGTTSVPVIKTAVGELSPISSLYELKYACLNKGTFFKLDFSTGYLVPINVCMKQNVRQVPLVLPRIAPKGVIDLTDEVDTLPVSSEAPNQHTEDVQILPSDVGSAEDVQMLPNSSSRSLLIAREPPKANKGPEVKPVKLYKSPNILRILGKAKMKRKLAQEEEQKNKRNEPKLYHKLKQKQAYKIPEDTTKETSPVLETATVLSDDSSDEEPLSNIVKRRKANEAELEKAKSNEPEQSNETESEFIDYLDEVTEDFEMSDLTSKETLIEVDMDESNDEEEGCILGV, translated from the exons at gaaaaatgaaaaattggaCAGTGATGCAAATGTATCTGATGACAATAATATAGAAGAATTACCGCTACAAGAAAATCTATTTGACAGCCACCAAGTTCCAATTCGTGAACAGCGTACTGAAAGTTTTACTCCAGAAGTTATTATACGCATTAATACAGGAATTCTGAGCGATG aagcgTCCCAAAAAAAGAGGTCATTGGATGAGTTGGATAGATTCAAGAGGCGTCTTATACGAGCCGTGGCTCGGCTTATGATTGACGAGAAGAAACCTGAGGAAGAAATATGGTCGCAACTGAAAATAGAAACTGGCTCCAACTGCAAATTACTATG GACCCGGATGAAAGCTCTAACAGAGAAGAAAGTGGGTCATCTGCTAGATGTGAACGATCACACGGTGGCCATACCCAAGCCGGCCAGGATGTCTCTCACGGATTGGCTGCTGTTCGACCTCGTGCTCGTCCACCAGAAAATAGACCTTATTGGACAG GATAAGCCGCATCGTCGTGAAGACCCCGAGGCCCTGGTGAAGTTGTTCGAGCTGGTGAAGAAGTTCAAGATCGAGGGCAAGGCCGGAGACCACCTGGCCGAAGCCTGGTCGAACGCAACTATCTATTATAATAACAA AGGTCATCAATGTTCTCCCATGCTGCTGCAGCGCCGCTGGTACCAGCTGAAGGAGTTGACTCGCACCAAGTTCTATAACTTCTGGTATGCTTACCGCGGGACTGTCAAGCGCCTAGCCCTGGCCGAGCCTCATACACCCACGCCGCTACAAGCTGCTATTGCTCAACA gtaTAAACATTTAGTGACGAGGCCGTTCCTAGAATGGGAAGAGTTGATTGAGAGGAGATTAGTCACATTGCCTGAGGAGTTT gaacGACAAATGCTTCAAAAGAGTGCACCTAGGTGTTACGTTAGAAAACTTTTAGAAG atGGCCCAGATCTGGAACTAATAGAACCAAGAATAGAAACGATAGACCTCAGAAACATAGCAGATGAAGAAAGCGAAGACGATGAGAAGGACCAAGCACAAGATATCTCCACGCCCACAgtcaaaataaaagaagaaccGCTCGACTCAGAGATGGATATCGGAGAAATACAGGTAGAAGCACCCAAAAAATCCATATACGATTCAGTTTTAGAATCAACTGATAAAGAAAATGAGAAACTTGAAAGTATGGACGCTAACGATTTTGTTGATGACGATTTCGCCGCTGATGACGATTTATTCAATGAAGAAAAAGAAATTGAGGAAACTATAGCAACAACACTTGATCAAGAGGATTCAGTGTTGCCTCAAATTACGAATGTTTTCGGTAATGTTAGTGACGCTAACGTGTTCAGTAATATGGAGACAGTGGAGCAAAGTGacgttaaaaatgtaaatattgatGAGAATGCTACTGTTGCACATACGAGTGTCAGTGGTATCCTTCAAACTAGTTCCAAGGATAATATTATTGTGAAAACTCAAGACAGTGATAGTGTAGGCCTTGACGATAAAGATAAAGTTGGTAATACCAACAACAGTAAAGAAGAGATCGAAACTAAAGTTCCCGATGGTATTGAAGATTCAGATAAACTTGTTTCTAGCACAGAAGATATACCCAAAGACAATTTAGATCCTAAAACAGATGATAATGCAGAAGATGTAGTTATAATAGACAACACTCCTGCTCCGGTTGTAATCTCTGACTCAGATGACGAAGAAAAATTTGAAAAGAGTGATGAAATCGTTGATGATATATTCTTACCTGCCCCTAGTGAACCCATGGACATTGAAAAGTATACGTCAACTGACCCTGAAACTAAAGGTGACATAGATGTTAGTAAAGTTGCTCTAACTAGTCAAGACAATGAAGATAAAAAATCAGATATACCTGGTTTCTCGTTTGGTCAACTGCCAAATGATATTAGCTTTGCTGACGAAGGCATCGTGTATGTTGAGGAAGACG AAAAGAGAGCCAGCACTGACGCTGAAGATGTGCCGAAGATAGACCCGAAGCTGCTGATGTTCCCCATCGTGTACACCACCAGGTTAGACCACATGGCTCTCGCACAGTTCCAACACATTAGCGACAAAACATTGATAGAAACCATTGCAACCAAAAGTAAACCTATTAAGCTAGAACCACAGACTAGTAACCCAGACCAAGAAATTGTAGCAGAAACGAGTAGACCGGTTAAACAAGAACCACAGCCATTAGACGAAAATGCCACTGTAGCCAAAAGCGAACCAGTCGAAAAGAAACCAGACACTGACGTCCCACCAGACGACAGTGACTCAGATGACGATAAGATTCCAGATAGCAAAAAAGTTAAACCGTCCAGCCATCTACTACAAAAACCTAGAAGTCGCACCTACAATCCTATACAACTTTGCAAAAATCCCGACTTCAATACCAGGCTTAAGTGGCTGACAGTAGGGTTCTTCACCATACCCCGTAACCGCGGACTGATCAAAACTTGCAAGCCCTTGACTATAGATGTCAGCAAAGCTTTCGAATCTAAACTTATTGAGGGCAGGCTGTATCTAAAGCCAAGCGATGTTAATATCAAGACGGAAGATCCAGTCAAGGTAGAGGAAGAGAGTATCCAAAGTGTCACAGTCTTGCCTTCCGCTATGCCCGTACAGAGTCTCATAAATAATTCCAAAATCCCGGACATTCCTGCGCCTTCGCCAAGTTACTTCTACAAACCGACCCCCGAGGTAGCATCATGTAGTAGCACTAATGAAAGAAATAAAGTGATAAATCTACCAGACATTTCGGAGATACGGCGCATCAACCAACGACTGCTGACGGCTGAGGTAACACCCATACAAGTGCAAAACAATCAGCCACAAGTACCGGTCTCTATTGTCACGTCTCCTGACACACAAAGAAGTATTACTAAAGTAACTGTACCTATACCTGGAACAAATACACAATTATTAAATGAAGCTAACTACGTCAGAGGTCCGCCTAAATGTGTCGACATCACTCAAGACATGCCtaataaaacaatcaaacaCTCTGCGACAGGAAGTGATCTCCTCATGGCGAAAGGGCCAAGTCGGGCAAACGCTAAGAACAAGTATCCTGTAAGACCAGCAACTGCGGCATGGAAACCACGgacattaaaagaaaaaataccatGGCTTGATATAAAGACCGGCCACTCTAATTATAGCAAAATGGTGGGGGAAACACTCTTGACCTTGGATACTCTCaacaaaatgttgtttcttCTCATAGAAAAAGAGGAGGAACCTCCTGCTTCaaacgagaaaaaaaataaaaataataaaaaaagtgataaaaGTCAGCAAAATTATCAAAGTAAATCGAGGAATGATGTGACAGATGACAATAATTCATCGAAGAACCTTTCGGAAACAGCTAACAAGAGTTACCCTAACAAAGTAAAATTCAAAGTTAGATCTGCGGAACCGAGAGCTCACCCGAGAAGTACAGTAGATAAAAAACCTGAACCGAATAAAAAGCAAGTTCAATTTTGTTGTTGGAGTCGACAAAGAATGCTGGACTTGTTATTTTCTAAAAGGCAAAGACCCCCACACGATTGTCCTACAAACCAATGTAGATGTTGCTGCCAGCATATGCTAAAGGATTATATGAAGCGAGCTATGCAGATGAAAGAATCAAGCGAGGCAAATGTGGATGTAATGACATATTTGTCATCAACCGTTCGTAAACTCAATGACAACGATGAAAGTTCAGTGACCGTCCCCGTAAAAGTGGTCGTCCATTTTCCTCCTACGCATCATACACCGTGTATAGCCGTCGAAGAACTTACTATCTCTAATGAAACATCTGAGTCTGTTCCTGCAACAGAAATTGATACATCCGAAGTGTCGACTACAGGAGTGCCTCAAGATGCGGCTATGGTAACTACTACAGAAGCGACCGCAGAAACTAGTACAATAGTGGACTCAGAAACTAGTACAATAGTTAGCTCAGTAACTAGAACGCAAGAGAGCTCAGAAACTAGTACATTAGCGAGTCCAGTAACTAGCAGAGAAGTGACGCTAGTACCAACCCTCGAAGTGAGGCCAGTACCAACCCTCGAAGTGACGCCTATTACTGTAGACGTGCCGTCCGTGAGTCTAGTAGCACCTCCTAATCTAACCGTACGTGGGATAGAAACTCCAGTGATGGTATCTTCCGGTGATGGAATATCTAATCCCTCTAGGCTCTCCCGTCGTACTAGCGCTGATAatcaaataaaacgaaaaatattaattccacTTGACCCAAACCCGTCAATTAAGGTTCTTCCTGCGCCTACCGATTCTCCACCTAAGAATGATTTGAAGCCAAGAAGGTATGTAATACAGAAAACACTACGAAAAAAGACTGCGGCACCAATTATGAAATCTAACATCACTAGTAAACCTAGCACTTTGCCACATGcactacaaaaaaaagaaaagatgaTATTCATAAACAGCAAACACCTAATCGATAAGCCAACAGAGTGCCCAGTATTattgggaaaaaataaaatattactgacCACAGTAAAATTTCctcataatttaaaacaatttgaagAGACTAAATTGGCTTTAGGTCCATCGCTTAAAATACCAAAAGGGGTACAGTTAACTTGTCTAAGTGATGGTACAATATCCTACAGTATAGATAAAAACGTTCCCGTTAAGGTACAGGAGCTAGCTGAGATGCCAGCGATCATAGCGGCAGTAAGAGCTCATATGGACCTGCATAGTCAACCAGTTCCCGCGAATAACCAGCCCAGTGTCGCGGAAGCGGAAGTGGTCGATCTCATCGATGACGACGACGATAACGATATTGCTAAATCTACCactgaacataataaaaataacgagTCCTCGCCTGTCACTGAAGAACGGaacgaaataaatacaaataatcaGAATGTTGTTACCGGCGAGATAAGTCTTATTGATATGCAGGAGGGAGAAGTCAAACAATTGAGTGATATTAAAGAATCTTTGCCTTCAGCAGAAGTACAAGACCAGCCGAATACATCAGGTCTTGAATACAATCAACTCGAATCGACAACTCAAAATATAAGTACTGAAGTGCAACAACCTTTATTGGAGCAAGTTAACGAACAACCTGAGCCATTAACCCAAAAGGAAGCCATCGAAGTGAGCAACCAGGTTGAGCCGGCAACCCAACCTGAGCCGGCTAACCAACCTGAACCGACAAACCAACCTGAATCGGCAAATCAACCCGAGCCGGCGAACCACCGTGAGCCGGCAAACAAACCTGACGAGCCGGCGAACCACCCTGAGCCGGCAAACAAACCTGACGAGCCGGCAAATCAACTTGAGCCGGCAAACAAACCTGACGCGTCGGCAAATCAACCTGAGCCGGCAAACAAACCTGACGAGCCGGCAAATCAACCTGAGCCGGCAAACCAATCTGAGCCGGCAAACCAAGACAACGCAAGTTTGCCCTgcataaacaaaagtaaaaatatactaTCAGATCTAATGGAGATGTCCGGAATATTTGATGAAGACATGTCGACTACGGCACCACCCGTGGAACCAGTTCAGGAACAACCTGTTTTGCCACAAATCTCCGTAGAAACCTCAACATCAGAGCCACCTAAAATTGTGGTGCAACCAGACTTGGATAAAGGCACTACTTCAGTACCTGTGATAAAAACGGCAGTTGGCGAACTATCCCCCATCTCATCGTTGTACGAACTGAAATATGCGTGCTTGAACAAGGGAACATTCTTCAAACTAGATTTCAGCACTGGATATCTTGTACCCATAAATGTTTGTATGAAGCAAAACGTTAGACAAGTTCCACTGGTACTGCCAAGGATTGCTCCAAAGGGTGTGATCGATCTTACTGATGAAGTTGATACCTTGCCGGTATCATCAGAAGCACCAAACCAACACACCGAAGATGTTCAGATTTTACCCAGTGACGTTGGTAGCGCCGAAGATGTTCAGATGTTACCCAATAGCTCCAGTAGATCACTGTTAATCGCCCGTGAACCACCGAAAGCAAATAAAGGACCCGAAGTCAAACCTGTCAAGTTGTACAAATCACCTAACATATTGCGTATACTAGGTAAAGCTAAAATGAAAAGAAAGCTAGCacaagaagaagaacaaaaaaataaaagaaatgaacCAAAACTTTATCACAAACTGAAACAAAAGCAAGCATATAAGATACCAGAAGATACAACCAAGGAAACGTCACCTGTGCTTGAAACCGCCACTGTTTTGTCCGATGATTCGTCTGACGAAGAACCTCTTTCTAACATTGTGAAAAGGAGGAAAGCAAATGAAGCTGAACTTGAGAAAGCGAAGTCAAATGAACCTGAACAAAGTAATGAAACTGAATCAGAGTTTATAGACTATTTAGACGAAGTTACTGAAGATTTTGAAATGAGTGATTTAACATCGAAGGAGACGTTAATAGAAGTTGATATGGATGAGAGTAATGATGAAGAAGAAGGTTGTATATTAGGTGTTTAA